The Longimicrobium sp. nucleotide sequence GGACGGGGAAGGGCTGGAGATCGCGTGGCCGGGAGCGACTGAAAGCCAGCCGAAGCGCGATCGAATTCTCCCCCTCTCCCGCTTGCGGGCTTGCGGGAGAGGGGGCCGGGGGGCGGGCCGGGGGGAGAGGGCAGCCGGGGACTGCGCCGGAGTGACCGAAGCGCACCGGCGCCGTCCCCTTCAGTCCCCGTTCAGGCGCGTCCACACCATCCATACGACCGCAGCGACCGCGGCCGCTCCGGCGACGTACGGCCAAGGCGACGCACCGTCCGCGATCGACCAGTACGCCCGCTTCCCCGCCCACACGGCCAGCCCGATCCACACAGCCAAGCCCGGGATCAGCAGGGCTACCGAGCCGGGCCCGCCTCCATGCGGCACGGGGATGAACCCGCTGAAGCCAATCACGATGATCATGCCGGGACTGAGCACCAGCAGAACGACGACCGCGGCCACCACCGCGCAGAACAGCCCCAGCACGGGGCGGCCGGAAGGCGCCCGCCGGACTGGGCTGGCTCCGCCAGACAGGAAGTTCCTGCAGTTGGCGCAGTAGGCCGCGCCGGCGGGGTTCGCCGTGGAGCAGTTGCCGCACACGGTCGTCGCGGGCGCGGGCTTCGACGAGGCGGATTCGTGTTCCGTCGTGGCAGAATGCACGGGCTCCACGCGTCAGTCCCCCGCCAGCCCAAGCCCCGTCGGCACGAACGGGGCTTCGTGCATCACGACCGGCTTGCGCTTGCGCACCAGCAGGATCCACTCGCGGATGGAGACGACGATCACCATCACCGCCACGCCCATGAAGACGAGGGCGACGACGGCGTCCAGGCGCGCGTTGAACATCATCTGCTGGGCGGCCTCCACCGTCTTTGCGGCCGCGGGGAGCCGGCCCTCCGCCAGCGCGGCGTCGATGGCGCGGGCCTGCGAGAGGAAGCCCAGCTTGGGATCGGCGGCGAACACCTTCTGCCACCCCGCCGTGAAGGTCACCGCCGCCAGCCACGCCAGCGGCCCCAGCGTCACCCAGGCGAAGCGCGCCTTGCCCATCTTGATCAGCACCGTCGTCCCCACGCACAGCGCCACGGCCGCCAGCAGCTGGTTGCTGATGCCGAACAGCGGCCACAGGCTGTTGATGCCGCCCAGCGGGTCTACCACGCCCTGATAGAGGAAGTACGCCCATCCGCCGACCACCAGCGCGCTGGACAGGATGATGGACGGATACCACGACGTCCGGCCCAGCGGCTTGTACACGTGGCCCAGGATCTCCTGCATCATGAAGCGCCCCACGCGCGTGCCGGTGTCGATGGTCGTGAGGATGAACAGCGCCTCGAACATGATGGCGAAGTGGTACCACACCGCCATCAGCCCCGACCCGCCGATGACGCCGGAGAAGATCTGCGCCATCCCCACCGCCAGCGACGGCGCGCCGCCCGTGCGGGCCATCAGCGATTCCTCGCCTACGGACGTCGCCAGCCCCTGCATCTGCTCGGGGGTGACGACGAATCCCCACGCCGCGATGGTCCGCGTGGCCTCCTGCAGCGTTCCGCCGACGACACCGGCCGGCGCGTTGATGGCGAAGTAGACGCCAGGGTCCAGGATCCCCGCCGCCACCATCGCCATCACGCCCACGAACGACTCCATCAGCATGGCGCCGTAGCCAACCAGCCGCGCGTCCGTCTCGCGCATCAGCATCTTGGGTGTGGTGCCGGATGCCACCAGCGCGTGAAAGCCGCTGATGGCGCCGCACGCCACGGTGATGAAGGCGAAGGGGAACAGCTTGCCGGCGAACACGGGCCCCGTGCCGTCCACGAACTGCGTCATCGCCGGCATCTTGATGGTCGGCAGGCTCACCAGGATGCCCGCCGCAAGCGCCGCGATCGTCCCGATCTTCAGGAAGGTCGACAGGTAGTCGCGCGGGCACAGCAGCACCCACACGGGAAGGACGGACGCCACGAAGCCGTAGCCCGCCATCAGCCACACCAGCGTCGTCTTCTCGACGGTGAAGAAGTCGGCCAGCACCGGGTTCTCCGCCACCCACCGTCCGCCGATGGTCGCCGCCAGCACCAGCGCCACGCCGATGGCCGACGCCTCGCCCACGCGCCCGGGGCGGAAGGCGTGCATCCACCACCCCATCAGCAGGGCGATGGGCACCGTGCAGGCGATGGTGAACAGCCCCCATGGCGAGTGCGCCAGCGCGTTGACCACGATCAGCGCCAGCACGGCCAGGAGGATGGCCATGATGGAAAGCACGGCCACCATGGCGATGAACCCCGCCGTGGTGTTGATTTCCTCACGCGCCATCTGCCCCAGCGACTTTCCGTCGCGGCGCATGGAGGCGAACAGGATGACGAAGTCCTGCACCGCGCCCGCCAGCACCACGCCGATGATCAGCCAGAGCGTCCCCGGCAGATAGCCGAACTGCGCGGCCAGCACCGGACCGACGAGCGGCCCCGCCCCCGCGATGGCCGCGAAGTGGTGTCCGAAGAGCACCCAGCGGTTGGTGGGCACGAAGTCCACGTGGTTGTCGAGCCGCTCGGCCGGCGTGGCGCGGTTCGCGTCCAGCTCGAAGACGCGCGTGGCCAGGAACCTGGCGTAGAAGCGGTACGCCACGGCGTAGGTGCACACCGCGGCGATCACCAGCCAGGCGGCGTTGATGGTTTCGCCGCGGTGCAGGGCCATGGTGCCCAGCGCCACGGCGCCCAGCAGGGCGACGGCGGCCCAGGCCAGCTTGGGAAGGTGCGTGCGCATGGTGGATCGGGAGGGGGAGCGTTCCGTCCGGGGAGACGGCGGGAAAGTGCGGCAGGGAGCGCGCGGAAACAAGAGCGGGAACGTATGATTGAACTTGCTTGCCCTGATCTGATTTGCCTCGATTCCACGACGCCGCCGTGAAACACCTCCTTCCAGTCTGGATCCTGCTGGTCGCCAGCAGCTGTCGCCGGAACGCTGAAGCGGCCGGGGGCCTCTCGCACGTCGAGGTTGCACGCGTCACCTCGCCCGACTCGATCGTCGATGCGGTGGCGACCGTCGGCTCAGCGGATGCCACCACGGCGTCCGTACATCGCGTGTACATCGTGCCCCGCGGTGCGCCCGTTCCCTCCGGAGGGGATCTCGAGGCGTTTCGGGCCGACTACGTGACGGGCCTGGGCCTCGCCTGGACGCGTGCCCGCATGCTGGAGATTCGCTACGACACCGCGCGCATCTTCCACTTCGCCAATTCCTGGAACTCCCGCGAAGTTGACGACTTCCGCTATGAGGTCGAGGTGCGGCTGATGCCCCGCAATCCAACGTCGCTGCCGGTGCGGCCCATGCCGCAACAGTAGAGACTCGATCGCACGACCAAGCTCGAACGAAGGGGGGCGGCTGTGGTGAGCCGCCGCCCTTCGTCGCGTCGCC carries:
- a CDS encoding carbon starvation CstA family protein codes for the protein MRTHLPKLAWAAVALLGAVALGTMALHRGETINAAWLVIAAVCTYAVAYRFYARFLATRVFELDANRATPAERLDNHVDFVPTNRWVLFGHHFAAIAGAGPLVGPVLAAQFGYLPGTLWLIIGVVLAGAVQDFVILFASMRRDGKSLGQMAREEINTTAGFIAMVAVLSIMAILLAVLALIVVNALAHSPWGLFTIACTVPIALLMGWWMHAFRPGRVGEASAIGVALVLAATIGGRWVAENPVLADFFTVEKTTLVWLMAGYGFVASVLPVWVLLCPRDYLSTFLKIGTIAALAAGILVSLPTIKMPAMTQFVDGTGPVFAGKLFPFAFITVACGAISGFHALVASGTTPKMLMRETDARLVGYGAMLMESFVGVMAMVAAGILDPGVYFAINAPAGVVGGTLQEATRTIAAWGFVVTPEQMQGLATSVGEESLMARTGGAPSLAVGMAQIFSGVIGGSGLMAVWYHFAIMFEALFILTTIDTGTRVGRFMMQEILGHVYKPLGRTSWYPSIILSSALVVGGWAYFLYQGVVDPLGGINSLWPLFGISNQLLAAVALCVGTTVLIKMGKARFAWVTLGPLAWLAAVTFTAGWQKVFAADPKLGFLSQARAIDAALAEGRLPAAAKTVEAAQQMMFNARLDAVVALVFMGVAVMVIVVSIREWILLVRKRKPVVMHEAPFVPTGLGLAGD